The Streptomyces sp. A2-16 sequence TGAGCACCTTGCCGAAGACGTGCGCCAGCGGCAGCCACAGGTACTGCACGTCCTCGCCGCTGATCAGACCGGTGGCGGCGATCGCCTTGGCCATGTAGGCCCAGTTGTCGTGCGGCAGCCGTACGCCCTTGGGACGGCCGGTGGTGCCGGAGGTGTAGATCAGCGTCGCGAGCTGGTCCTTGGTGATCGCGCCGACCCGCTCCTTGATCAGATCGGGGTCCTTCTCCAGGCGGGCGGCGCCCCGGGCCTCCAGCTCGGTGAGCGTGAGCACGAAGTCGCCGGTCTCCACGCCCGCCGGGTCGATCACCACGACATGGGTGAGCGAGGGCAGCTCGCCGCGCTTCTCGACCGCCTTGGCGAGCTGGGCCGCGTCCTCCGCGATCAGCACCCGGCTCTCGGAGTCGGAGAGGATGAACGCCGACTCGTCGGCGTTGGTCTGCGGATAGACCGTGGTCGTGGCGGCGCCGGCGCACATGATGCCGAGGTCCGCGAGGATCCAGTCGAGGCGGGTCGACGAGGCGAGGGCGACCCGCTGCTCGGGCTGCACCCCCAGCTCGATCAGCCCGGCCGCGATGGCGTGCACCCGCTCCGCGGCCTGCGCCCAGGTGAGCGACTTCCACTCGTCCGGGCTCTGGCCGGCGGCCGCCGGCACCGGGTACCGGTACGCCTCGGCGTCCGGTGTGGCCGCGACACGCTCCAGGAAGAGGGTGGCCACACTCGGCGGACGGTTCTCGATCAGTGTCTGTGTGTCGCTCACGACATCCTCCGGGGCCCGCGACAGTGCGGCTGGCTCTGGTTGCGGCTGCTGTTTAACTCGCGAGTAACTATCGAGCAGAGATCAGAGTAAAGCGCGGCCGACCCGTTCGTAAGGGGCGGCGGCCTGTCACTTCCTACAGAGCGCGACGTTACGCACGCGTAGGGGCCCGCCGCACTTTCGCACGACGGACCCCTTTCCATCCGATTCGACAGGTAACCGGGTGTAACCCGCGGTTACTTCTTGCCCTTGCCCGACCCCGCGCTGTCATCGCTGGAGAGCACGGCGATGAAGGCCTCCTGCGGAACCTCCACGGAACCCACCATCTTCATCCGCTTCTTGCCTTCCTTCTGCTTCTCCAGCAGCTTCCGCTTACGGGAGATGTCACCGCCGTAGCACTTGGCGAGGACGTCCTTGCGGATGGCGCGGATGGTCTCGCGGGCGATGACCCGGGAACCGATGGCGGCCTGGATCGGCACCTCGAAGGCCTGCCGCGGGATGAGCTCGCGCAGCTTGGCGACGAGCCGCACACCGTAGGCGTAGGCCGCGTCCTTGTGGGTGATCGCGGAGAAGGCGTCCACCTTGTCGCCGTGCAGCAGGATGTCGACCTTGACCAGGCTGGAGGTCTGCTCGCCGGTGGGCTCGTAGTCCAGCGAGGCGTATCCGCGCGTCTTGGACTTCAGCTGGTCGAAGAAGTCGAAGACGATCTCCGCGAGCGGGAGCGTGTAGCGGATCTCGACCCGGTCCTCGGACAGGTAGTCCATGCCGAGCAGGGTGCCGCGCCGGGTCTGGCACAGCTCCATGATCGAGCCGATGAACTCGGTGGGCGCGAGGATCGTGGCGCGTACGACGGGCTCGTACACCTCGTTGATCTTGCCCTCGGGGAACTCGCTCGGGTTGGTGACGGTGTGCTCGGTGCCGTCCTCCATGACCACCCGGTAGACCACGTTGGGCGCGGTGGCGATGAGGTCGAGGCCGAACTCGCGCTCCAGACGCTCCCGGATCACGTCCAGGTGCAGCAGCCCCAGGAAGCCGACACGGAAACCGAAGCCGAGGGCGGCCGAGGTCTCGGGCTCGTAGACGAGCGCGGCGTCGTTGAGCTGGAGCTTGTCGAGGGCCTCGCGCAGCTCGGGGTAGTCGGAGCCGTCCAGCGGATACAGACCGGAGAAGACCATGGGCTTCGGGTCCTTGTAGCCCCCGAGCGCCTCGGTCGCCCCCTTCTGCTGGCTGGTGACGGTGTCACCGACCTTGGACTGGCGGACGTCCTTCACACCGGTGATGAGGTAGCCCACCTCACCGACGCCGAGACCGTCGGCGCCCAGCATCTCGGGCGAGTTGGTGCCGATCTCCAGCAGCTCGTGGGTGGCGCCGGTCGACATCATCTTGATGCGCTCGCGCTTGTTGAGCTGGCCGTCGATGACACGGACGTAGGTGACGACACCGCGGTAGGAGTCGTAGACCGAGTCGAAGATCATCGCGCGGGCGGGGGCGTCGGCCACACCGACCGGGGGTGGGACCTCCTTGACGACCCGGTCCAGCAGCGCGTCGACGCCGAGTCCGGTCTTGGCGGAGACCTTGAGGACGTCGGACGGGTCGCACCCGACGAGGTTGGCGAGCTCCTCGGCGAACTTCTCGGGCTGCGCGGCCGGCAGGTCGATCTTGTTCAGCACGGGGATGATCGTGAGGTCGTTCTCCATCGCCAGGTAGAGGTTGGCGAGGGTCTGGGCCTCGATGCCCTGGGCTGCGTCGACGAGGAGGACGGTGCCCTCACAGGCGGCGAGCGACCGCGAGACCTCGTAGGTGAAGTCGACGTGCCCCGGGGTGTCGATCATGTTGAGGATGTGCGTGTTGCTCTTGTCGTGGGTCGGGGCCCACGGCAGACGCACCGCCTGCGACTTGATCGTGATTCCGCGCTCACGCTCGATGTCCATGCGGTCGAGGTACTGAGCACGCATCTGGCGCTGCTCGACCACGCCGGTCAGCTGGAGCATCCGGTCGGCGAGCGTGGACTTGCCGTGGTCGATGTGCGCGATGATGCAGAAGTTGCGGATCAGAGCCGGGTCGGTACGGCTCGGCTCGGGCACGTGGCTGGGGATCGCGGGCACGCAGGGTCCTGATTCTTGAGGCGTCCGCAGTGTCTGCGGTCTCGGGTCGGATCGATACGTAGCCTCCATGGTCCCACGGGCGGGGACCGGCGACCGGTTTGGGCCACTCGCGGAGCCGCTGGTACCCTGGGTGGCTGTGTCTCATGCCCTCTCAGCACGAGACGCGACTCCAAGAAATCACCTGGTACGGAACCAGGGTCTTCCTTGCTCTTCCGCTCGGAATCCTTCTGTCTCCGTGCCTGAACCTGTAGAGGCTCATTCGTGGCGAACATCAAGTCCCAGATCAAGCGGATCAAGACCAACGAGAAGGCCCGGCTGCGCAACAAGGCCGTCAAGTCCTCCCTGAAGACCGCGATCCGCAAGGCCCGTGAGGCCGCTGCCGCGGGTGACGCCGAGAAGGCCACCGAGTACCAGCGCGCTGCTGCGCGTGCGCTCGACAAGGCCGTCTCCAAGGGCGTCATCCACAAGAACCAGGCCGCCAACAAGAAGTCGGCGCTTGCTTCCAAGGTCGCGGGTCTCTGAGCCACACCTTCTGATCTGACCGCCGGAAGGACCCAGAGCGGGCCCTCTCTCATCCGCTCCCGACCGGCACCCAGAGCCTGTACGCGGCCTGCGTTCGCCACGCGGGTACGGGCTCGACAGCTTCAAGCGAAGGCCCCGGCGCCTCGCCCTTCCCCAGGGCGGAAGCGCCGGGGCCTTCGGCATGCGTGTCGTGCTGCGGTCCCCGAGGGGGTCAGTCCGACCAGAACTCGTTGTTCTTGTCGATGTCCGCGACACACTCGTCGAGGTCGGTGACCTTGTCCCCGACGATCCGGAAGACGATGCATCCGGTGTCGTCCAGCCGCCTCCCCTTGCGCTCGGCGGTGACCCGGCACATCCCGACGGCGTGCCCCCGCCCGTCCACGGCGATCCCGAGCATCTCGAGCCGCATCGACCCCTGGGTCTCCTGCCCGAGCCTCTGGTACATGTCGATGATCGCGTCCTGCCCCTTGAAGTCCCCCGAGAGCGGGTGACTGCCCGGCACGTGATGCGTCGCGTCCTTCGCGATCAACTCCCGCAGAGTGTCCAGATCCCCACGGGTGAACGCCTCGAACCCCTTGCGTACGAGCACTGCATGCGGATGCTCAGCCATGACGACCGCCACCTCTCCGTATTCCGGCGATGTTCGGCTGACGCCTTGATTCTCCTCCTGGGGGGTGGGGGGAGCACCTTGGGGGAGGTGGGGGCTGGCGGATGAAGGGCTGGGGAGTGGGGTACCGCGTACTGCTCGTGCGCGCGCGGCCAGACGGATTGCCTCGCGGACGCACGGCTTGCCGCCGACGCGTCCGGCCATGAGGGGAGCCAGCGATGGCGTGCCGGCTCCCCGGCGATGCGGGGCGCTCCGCAGACGCACGCAATGGATTGCACCCCAACGCACCGCAGGAGTGGGCGGGCTGGACGAAGTGGGTGAAGTGGGCGTACGGCGAGTGGCACGCCGCGATCGGGCCGGCCCGCCTCCCAGCGGCGCCGCCGCCCGGCGCTAGCCGCGTCCCCGGGATCGGGCCGCCCGGGCGATCGCCACGACGGCCTTCTCCAGGGCGTACTCGGGATCGTCCCCTCCGCCCTTCACCCCGGCGTCCGCCTCGGCCACGGCCCGCAGCGCGACGGAGACCCCGTCCGGAGTCCACCCCCGCATCTGCTGCCGCACCCGATCGATCTTCCACGGCGGCATCCCCAGCTCCCGCGCGAGATCAGCGGGCCGCCCGCCCCGAGCCGACGACAGCTTCCCGATCGCCCGCACGCCCTGGGCCAGCGCACTGGTGATCATCACCGGCGCGACCCCGGTCGCCAACGACCACCGCAACGCCTCCAACGCCTCCGCGGCCCGCCCCTCCACCGCTCTGTCGGCGACGGTGAAACTGGAGGCCTCGGCCCGCCCGGTGTAGTACCGCCCCACGACGGCCTCGTCGATCGTCCCCTCGACATCGGCGACCAGCTGGGACACGGCGGACGCCAGCTCCCGCAGATCGCTCCCGATCGCATCGACCAGCGCCTGGCAGGCCTCGGGGGTGGCGGACCGGCCGGTCCCGCGGAACTCCTGCCGCACGAAGGCCAGCCGGTCCGCCGGCTTGGTCATCTTCGGACAGGCGACCTCTCGCGCCCCCGCTTTCCGCGCGGTGTCGAGCAGCGCCTTGCCCTTCGCGCCGCCCGCGTGCAGCAGCACCAGGGTGATCTCCTCGGCGGGCGCCCCGAGATACGCCTTCACGTCCTTGACGGTGTCGGCGGAGAGATCCTGCGCATTGCGCACGACCACGACCTTGCGCTCCGCGAACAACGACGGACTGGTCAACTCCGCGAGCGTCCCCGGCTGCAACTGGTCCGGGGTCAGATCCCGCACGTCCGTATCCGCGTCAGCGGCCCGAGCAGCGGCGACCACCTCCTGCACAGCCCGGTCGAGCAGGAGCTCCTCCTGCCCCACGGCGAGGGTCACAGAGGCGAGGGGGTCGTCATGAGCAGTCTTCTTGGCCATCGCGTACAGCATGGCACGGAGCACTGACAGCCCCGCGGCTGCGGGCGCCGGGGGTTGGGGCTGGGGGGCCGGGAAGCCGGTGCCGGGGAACCGGAGCTGGTGCCGGGGAACCGGAGCCGGTGCCGGGGAGCCGGACCCGGTGAGGCCGGGGGAAGCATAGCCGGGGCCGGGGAACCGGACCCGGTGAGGCCGGGGGAACCGGAGCCGGGGAGGCAGAGCCGGGCCCCCGGGGGAACCGGAGCCGGGAAGCCGGACCGAGTGGAGCCGGGCAGCCGAAGCCGTGGGAGCCGAAGCCGAGGGAGTCAAGAGCTGGAGCAACCGATACCGAGGGAGCCGGTCACGGAGTCGTCCGCACCCCCGGACGGGTACGGTCACCCCCGCCCGGCAGCCCCGCCCACCCCACCCCACCGAACCGCGGCATCACGGCTCCTCCCGCCACCCGTCCCACTCCCCCACGAACTCCTCCAGCTCCCCGGGATCCAACCGTCCCGCCGCGTCCCGCAGCACCACCAGCCACTGCGCGTCCTCCGCGTCGTCCTCCCCCGCCAGCGCGTCCCGCACGACCTGCGGCTCCTCATCCACCCCGAACCGCTCCGAGAGCGCCTCGACGACCTCCTCCGCGGCATCCCGATCAGGCAGCACCAGCACATGTCTCACATCGCTCACGGCACCATTTTCCAGGACCGGATCAGCCGTGACGGTCGAGGTTCCGCACCGTCGGCACCCGGCCGAGCTCGACACCGAACCGCTCCCGGTACACCTCCAGCACCTCCTCGTCGGTCTCCAGCTCCCGCTCCTCCCGCGCCCCGTCGGCCGCTGTCGTCTTGAAGACGCGCCCGCTGAGTGTGATCCGCCCGCCATCCTCCGTCACCCTCGAACACACCAGGGACCGGGTGAAGTGCGAAGCCGGCGAAGTGCTGTGCCACCAGGCCCCGGCCGCAAAGTCACCGAGCACCCGGGGCCGCACCTCCAGCCGGTACTGACTCCTGCCGCCCATGGCGACATCCAGATCCGCGGCGTCTCCCCCTCCCTTCTTCACCACACCGTCCCCG is a genomic window containing:
- a CDS encoding nuclear transport factor 2 family protein, coding for MAEHPHAVLVRKGFEAFTRGDLDTLRELIAKDATHHVPGSHPLSGDFKGQDAIIDMYQRLGQETQGSMRLEMLGIAVDGRGHAVGMCRVTAERKGRRLDDTGCIVFRIVGDKVTDLDECVADIDKNNEFWSD
- the lepA gene encoding translation elongation factor 4 — encoded protein: MPAIPSHVPEPSRTDPALIRNFCIIAHIDHGKSTLADRMLQLTGVVEQRQMRAQYLDRMDIERERGITIKSQAVRLPWAPTHDKSNTHILNMIDTPGHVDFTYEVSRSLAACEGTVLLVDAAQGIEAQTLANLYLAMENDLTIIPVLNKIDLPAAQPEKFAEELANLVGCDPSDVLKVSAKTGLGVDALLDRVVKEVPPPVGVADAPARAMIFDSVYDSYRGVVTYVRVIDGQLNKRERIKMMSTGATHELLEIGTNSPEMLGADGLGVGEVGYLITGVKDVRQSKVGDTVTSQQKGATEALGGYKDPKPMVFSGLYPLDGSDYPELREALDKLQLNDAALVYEPETSAALGFGFRVGFLGLLHLDVIRERLEREFGLDLIATAPNVVYRVVMEDGTEHTVTNPSEFPEGKINEVYEPVVRATILAPTEFIGSIMELCQTRRGTLLGMDYLSEDRVEIRYTLPLAEIVFDFFDQLKSKTRGYASLDYEPTGEQTSSLVKVDILLHGDKVDAFSAITHKDAAYAYGVRLVAKLRELIPRQAFEVPIQAAIGSRVIARETIRAIRKDVLAKCYGGDISRKRKLLEKQKEGKKRMKMVGSVEVPQEAFIAVLSSDDSAGSGKGKK
- the holA gene encoding DNA polymerase III subunit delta — translated: MAKKTAHDDPLASVTLAVGQEELLLDRAVQEVVAAARAADADTDVRDLTPDQLQPGTLAELTSPSLFAERKVVVVRNAQDLSADTVKDVKAYLGAPAEEITLVLLHAGGAKGKALLDTARKAGAREVACPKMTKPADRLAFVRQEFRGTGRSATPEACQALVDAIGSDLRELASAVSQLVADVEGTIDEAVVGRYYTGRAEASSFTVADRAVEGRAAEALEALRWSLATGVAPVMITSALAQGVRAIGKLSSARGGRPADLARELGMPPWKIDRVRQQMRGWTPDGVSVALRAVAEADAGVKGGGDDPEYALEKAVVAIARAARSRGRG
- the rpsT gene encoding 30S ribosomal protein S20 is translated as MANIKSQIKRIKTNEKARLRNKAVKSSLKTAIRKAREAAAAGDAEKATEYQRAAARALDKAVSKGVIHKNQAANKKSALASKVAGL